The Bdellovibrio bacteriovorus genome contains the following window.
TCATGTAAAACATCGAATACAAATCAATGGTTTAGCACTTAGCTTGTTTGGATAATTCCGAAACGACTTAGCGAGGAAGCACGGTTTATAGTGGGTATTCCCGGCGCTTGCAAGCTTTTTTAATGCCTATAATGCCGGCATTGATACGTCACATCTTGCTGCTTTTTTGGGCAAAATCAACCCGTCTGCTGAAAAAACTAACTAAAACCGGCCTAAATGCCCAGTTTGAAGGCGTCTTCTTAGAAAAGCCCTCCAAAAAATTTTAGAAAAAAATTTGAATCTAATCTCCCAATCCCCCACTTTTCCCCGAAAACCTCACAAATATGTTTAAAACATCGCTTCGGCATTTGCCGATGACCTAAAGACATAAACCCGAAATTGGACGGCGAGAATACGAAGGTGGATTTACGAAGACGCCCAAGAGTTAAGAAGCTCCCTCTTTGAATCAATTAAAAGATTTTTGCGAACAGATCACCTTAAGCTCGACCATCAACGTTGATATTTCACCATTAAGACGAACGAACGCGGCTTCTATCTCGGGATAATTTGGGTTTTGCCACTGCTCTTCTATACTCTTTACTGTTGTGACAGGGTCGACGTGATGGAAATGAGCTATAGAGCCTTTGAGCTTGTGAGCCGTTTCTTTGATTCTTTTATTCTCTTTAGAGGCGATAGCGGTTTTCAAAGCGTCCAACTGGTCAGCTACAGTATCGCAGAAGGCTTCTGTCACTGTTTTAAAAAGATCCCAGTCGCCAAGAAAATTCCTATCAAGAACTTCTTTGAAATCAAGCTTGTTCATCTTATTCCTCCTACGGTCAAATAAAGTAAGAAATTTAAAACCGTTACGTTCCATGGATCCCCAGCGGATGTCCCCTTTAAAGAAATCCACGAAGGCAAGTATGCGCCAAGTAGAGTTCAACTGTCGATAGCCTAAGTTTTCAACCACCGCCGATACGAGCAGAAGCATGATACAGCGAAGATTTTTATATCTATGATAATAAAGTTCGCCAATAGCGCAGGCACCGATAGAGATCAACATGCCATAGAGAGACTCACCAACATAAACTGAAGAATCTGTCCGGGATCTAAAGCCCTCAAGGCATAGAAATAAGGACAACGCAGGCCAGGGACATTCGTAGTTTCATCTGATACTCCAACGTTCTTTTAAAGTATCGGTGATCTACGCAGAGTCTCAACGATCGTGTTTATAACTTAACAATGTCGTAGCTATTCTCAGAATCGAACGGAAGGAATGTATTAGGACCCACGCAGTTCTATGGCGGGTTTGTTGATTTCGCGATAGATCTGCTCAATCACCTTTCTTTTTAGTGGCGATTCTTTAGAGGTTTCGCGATAAAGCTTTGTAATCTGTTGATGGATTCTTTTTTTGGTTTCGCCGGAAAATTGATGATAAGCGCTTTTTAGTACAAGCATGGAGGTCGCACCCAGCATTTCGTTTTGTAGTTTAATACGATCATTTGTGGGTAAAAGCTCGCTACAAAGAAGCTCCGTCACACTGCCTTTGCAGAAGTCTATATATTCCTGCCATTTGCCTTTGGCGAAATCCGCGATCTCGGATTTTGTCAGAAGCTCGCTTTGTTCTAACTGCTGATTGATCAATGATTGAAATACAATGTCGTATTTTTTGTCTTTCTTAAATCCCTGAATTTCTGGCCCGCCCATCAAACGCTGAAGACAAGAACCGGCGACATACTTAGTTAACATGTCGTCGCTGTCTTTATAAGTTTCTACTAGGCAGCGCAGTGGCTGCTGCATTTCGCTTTTTAAAGTCTCGGGCGACTTCGCCGTTTTGGCTAATGCCAAGATTCGATCTTGGTATTGATAAAGATCCTGAGCCTCGTAAATAACGCAGGTTTCGTCCGCCCAAGAAGTATTCATCAAAAAGAAACTTAGAATAAAAATCAAAGTCTTCATTTCTTTAGCCTAATTTCCAGGGAGGCGTTTTCCAAGAGAAAATACTTGTGCGAAAGCAGAATGTGGCCTCGGCGCCTTTTCTTGACTAGACCTGCGTTCGCCGCTATCAATTCTTTATGGATACAAGCGAACTTAAGATTACGGACACAGTTGTTGGTACAGGCAAAGAGGCCGTAAAAGGTGCTCTGTTAATCTGCCACTATGAAGGCTTCCTTGAAGATGGAACAAAGTTTGACTCATCCTATGATCATGGCCGGCCTTTTCAATTTGTCATCGGCTCTAAGCGCGTCATTAAGGGTTGGGACATGGGACTTATGGGTATGCGTGAAGGTGGCAAGCGCACACTTTTTGTTCCTGCACACTTAGGCTATGGTGAACGCAGTATCGGAAAGATCCCACCCCATTCAAATTTGATTTTTTACGTAGAGCTTTTGGAGGCTCGCCCGCGCGAATAGATCTTCCTATACTGATGTCACAATCAGTGGAGGTAGCCATGAACTCGCCGCACACAATGCACACGATTTCGATCAATAAGTTCGGAGGCCCTGAGGAGTTAAAACTTCAAGACCTTCCTCGCCCTGCTCTTGATGCCCACGAAGTTCTTATTCGCCTTGAATACGCCGGCGTAGGACCTTGGGACCCCGCAGAGCTTCACGGAGAGTTTGAACAATATAAACCCGAAAAATCCCACTTCCCCTACATCTTAGGCTCCGAGGGCGCGGGCACCATCGAAGCCATTGGATCAAGCGTAAAGAATTTCAAAGTTGGCGACCGCGTTTATGCATCGAGCTTTTTAAATCCTAAGGGCGGATTTTATGCAGAGTATGTGGCTGCCGATGAAGATCTTGTGTTTCACGTTCCGAAAAATCTTTCTTTAGAACAGGCGGCCGTCATGGCTGGTGTGGGTATCACGGCCCTGCGCGGACTGCAGGATACTTTGCAGCTAAGACCTGGACAAAGTGTTTTGATTTTTGGGGCTAGCGGAGGCATTGGCCACCTCGCCGTGCAAATCGCTAAATATATGAAGGCTCGCGTAATTGCAGTGGCTTCGGGGAAAGATGGAGTGGACCTTGTTAGCAAGTTAGGTGCGGATGTGACTCTGGACGGCCATACGGAAAATCTTGTTGAGCAGATAAATCAAAAAGTACCAGAGGGGCTGGATGCGATATTGCTGACGGCGGGAGGAAAACAAATCAAGGACCTCTTTAAATGTTTAAAGCCACAAGGCGTGGCCATTGCCCCTAACGGAGTGAATCTTCCGACAGAAACAATTCCCTTAGTGAAAACTTACGACGGTGATGTCAATCATGAAATTCTAGAGCGCTTTAACAAGATGGCCGAGTCAGGAAAATTTAAAGTGCACGTGTCCCAAATATTCCCTTTGGAAAAGGCAGTCGAAGCTCATCAAGCATTGAGCGAGCATCATTTGGGAAAGCTCGCTTTGAAGGTTCACTAAAAAAAGGAACAAGGCTTTCACCTTGTTCCTTATATTTTATTTTTGCGAGTGCAGTGCCAGCTGTGATGAATAAAGCGTGTTAAAGTCGCGATTGATTTCAGCATATCTTTTTTTGGCTTCGATATACTTTTCTGTCGCCTCCATAACATCGGGAGAGTTTTTTACTCCCCGTCCATACTCTTTCAAAGTGGCATTCAAATAGGATTGTGAGGCCTTGATATTCTCTTCGGCATCGTGAACAAAGGAATGCAAGGTCTTCAGCCCGTCTAACACAGACTCCTGATCAATTTCAGATTGCTTGATCAAAAAGTCGAGCTCTTTTGCTTTCGCCGCCGTTTCTTTTTGCAGACTGCCGCGCTCAATCCTAGAGTCGATAGCTTTACCCAAGGACCAAGACGCCTTTACGCCAACGTAGGACTCTCGTCGCTCGGAGGCAGAAGGAATATCACGCTCGTCTCGTTGATTGGGTTCTGAAAAGCCCGCGTAAAGGTCCAATTCAGGCAGATATCCTGCTTTGAGCTGACTTTTGCGAGCTTCAGAAATTTCCACTTCGGTGCGAGCTTTTCTTACATGAGCCATATCCGCAATCTTTAAAGGCTGAATATTGATTTCCCAGTCGTGAACGTGCTGAAAAGGTCCTTGCGGTAAAACAGCTTCGTTCTTTCCCAGAGCAATGCCAAGTCGCTTCGAAAGACTGCGAATGTCTTTTTCAACCATAGAAATTTCTTGCCTGATCAAAGACATCTTCATTTGAAACTCTAAACGGTCCGTGCTGGTCGCCACTCCGGAGTTGATACGACGATTGGCTTCATTCAGATTCTTCTGCGACAAAGCCAAGTGAGTTTCCAGAGAGTTTTTAACCTCCATTTTAAAAACCAAAAGCCAGTAAACCTCGTACGCTCGTTGAAGTTCATCTTGGAAGACTCTTCGTTCGTCCGAAATGGCGCTTTTGGTTTCAAGTTCACGTACTTGCTCTTCCTTGAGGTCTGAGCCGCCACGATAAAGATTTACGCTGGCTTCCACTCTCCAAGAAGACTGGGTGTCTTGAACTTCGCTTCCCAGCTTGAAGTTTTCTTGCGAAATCTCGGCGCTGACATCGGGTAAAAATGAGCGCGCCAAAGAGCCTTCACGCGCTTTTTTGGCTTCTGCTTTTTGTTGCATCGCCTCGACGACCGGATTTTTCGCCTTGATGAGTTCTTCTATTTTTTCAAAAGAAATAGTTTCTGCTCCTTGGGCGGTCGACCAGATCCCCCCTAAGATCAGAATTAGAAAATATTTTTGCAATTTCATAGACGCCTTCTATTTGCGAGGTTCAACTGTAAATTTCAGATTGTCGTCATGTCCCGTTACGGAATCGTTGATATTTACAATCAAAGTGTAGCGATGGATGCCTTTTGCATCAAAGTTCGCTTCGAGAAGATTTCCTTGGACTTTGAACGAGAGAGATTCTTTTTTCTTCGTTCGTGGTATTTCGGTAAATAACTTCACTTTAAAGCGCGTGGCATCTGCAGGTTTTAAATCTTTTGAATAAAGATAAACTTTAATGTCATTGCCTTTGGTCACCACTTCAACGTGAGACTCTTCAAGTGATTTGATGACGCCGCCTTTAGGCGCTTGAACCATTCCTGGAGAGTCATGATGACCTTCATGCGCCCAGGCCATCGTCGCTACGCCAAGAACAAGAGTGAAGATAAGATTTTTCATAGTAGGTCCCTTCATTATAAAGTTTCAGATTTATTATTTTCTTGAGTGTATTTTTCAGCCGACCTTTTACCAAATCGGTAAAAAAGCGTCGGTGTAAGAACAATGTCTAAGAGTGTGGCCGTGATAAGACCGCCCACAATCACAACAGCGACAGGGTGAAGGATTTCACTGCCCGGCTCACCTTTAGCAAAAACCAAAGGTAGTAACGCAAGTGAGGCCACACAAGCCGTCATCATGACAGGAACAAGTCGCTCTTGCGAACCTCGAATAATCATATCTTTGGAAAAGGTTTCGCCTTCAAATTTCATCAAATGAAGATAATGCGAGATCATCATGATGCCATTTCTTGAAGCGACTCCGCAAAGAGTGATAAATCCGACAAGGCTCGCCACCGTGATCGTGCGGTCTGTGGCAAAAAGAAGAATGATGCCACCAATAAACGCAAACGGAATGGTGATCATAATCTGAGCCGTAATAGCCTTCGATCTGAAGTGCGAGTAAAGAACAAGTATAATTCCTGCCAGAGAAATCAAACCAAAGAGCAAAATATTACGGGTGGCTTTTTGCTGACTTTCAAACTGGCCTCCGTAAACCACGTAATAGCCTTCAGGAAGTTTCACGGTGCTTGAAACCTTGTTTTGCAGTTCGTTCACTAAGCCCGCTAGATCCCTTTTGTTCGCATTCGCCGAAATCACAATACGCCGCTGGCTGTTTTCGCGATTGATTTCATTAGGTCCGCTGGTTTCATAAATATCCGCAACCTGCTCTAACAAAACCTTTCTTCCATCCGGCATTGTTTTAATCACCGTCTTCTGCATTTGCTCTAAGGTCTGCTTGGAACTATCGTCAAATCTGTAGAAGACATCATACACTTTTGTGCCGTCAAGAACCTGAGCAACGGATTCTCCATTGAACGCCCCTTCTAAAAGCGACGTGATTTCACCGGGGCTCATTCCGTACTGAGCGGCTTCTTCACGTAAGACGTGAATTTTAATCTGAGGAATCAAGCCTTGGCTTTCAACACGAAGATCGACTAAGCCCGGAGTTCCTTCCAAAGCCTCTTTAACTTCGGCGGCTTTTTCTCTTAATGTCGTTAAATCCGGTCCAAAGATTTTGATGGCGATAGCGGCATTTACTCCGGAAAGCATATGATCAATAAGATGACCGATGGGTTGCCCAATATTAATAGCAAGACCCGGAAGACCTTGATTTAGGTTTTCTCGGATCTCATTTAAGACGACTTCCTTGCTTCTTCCACCATTTTTAAAGTCCACGTCCATTTCGCTGACGTTCACACCCATGGCATGCTCATCCATTTCGGCGCGCCCGGTTCGACGAGAAACTGACTTCACTTCTTTGGTTTTTAGAATCAGTGCCTCAGCCTGATTTCCATATTCATTCGACTGCTTCAAGCTGGTGCCCGGCGGAGCACTGACGCTGATCATCGCCGTGCCTTCATTGAATTGCGGCAGAAAGTCTTTACCCATAAAAGGCAGAAGGCTTAGTGCTACAACCACAAGTCCGGCGGTCATCGCCAGCACGAAATTAGATCGTGGCAAAGCCCACTCTAAGACCTTTTTATCCCATTTTTTTAACAACTGCACAAAACGTGTGTCTTGATGTTCTTTCAAAGGCGACTTAGCTAAGAAATAAGAAGCCAAGACCGGCGTCACAGTCAAAGAGACCACCAACGACGAAAGCAGTGCCGTTAGATAAGCAACAGCCAACGGAGTGAACAGTCTTCCCTCTAAGCCCGTCAAATTAAAGAGAGGCAGGAACACCATGACGATAATCACCGTCGCAAGAACAATGGAGTTTCGTACTTCCGAAGAGGCATCGAAAATAACCTTCAAAGCCGAACGCGGCTGACTGAGTTTGGCATTTTCTCTAAGCCGGCGGAAAACATTTTCGACATCGACGATAGAGTCATCGACCAGCTCACCGATCGCAATAGCAAGCCCGCCCAGAGTCATCGTGTTTACGGATAGACCGAACCATTTAAAAACTAAAGCGGTCGCTAAGAAAGAGACCGGAATCGCCGTCAGCGTAATAAGCGACATACGTAGGTTGGAAAGAAAAATAAAAAGAACTACGAAAACCAGAACGGTTCCCCATTTTAGTTTTCCTTGGATTCCTTTAATAGATGTCTCAATGAAATTTGCTTGCTTAAAGACATCCGTATTAATAACCAAACCTTGTGGTAATGACGGCTTAATTTCTTGAATGGCTTTTTCAACACCGTTGGTGATCTGAACAGTGTCTGCACCGGGCTGTTTTTGAATGGTCATAACGACGGAAGGCTTTCCCATGAAACTGCCTTCGCCTCGCTTTAACTTCGGAGCTTCGACCACTTCGGCGACATCCTTTACGAAAATAGGTCGACCGAAGTGCAGGCCGATTTTCGTGTTTTTGATATCATCTAAAGTTTCAACCACACCAATATTGCGCACCAAAAATTCTTGTTGGTCTTTTTCTAAAAAACCTCCCGTGGTGTTCTGACTGATCTGCGCTAGCTCCTTATCGATCTGCTCTAAGCTGATTTGAAACTTATTGATCTTCTGAGCAGACAACAGAATCTGGTACTGCTTCAGTCCGCCCCCGATAGAAATAACTTGCGCCACTCCGGGGATAGTCATCAGACGAGGACGAATCACCCACTCGGCGATATTTCGCACTTCGAGGGGATGAACAGATTCGTTCTCAGAATAAAGAGCGATCTGCTGGATCTGTCCCATTAATGAAGATATCGGACCCATGGTGGGTGAAATATCTTTTGGCAGGCGTTCTTTTGCTAATGCCAGCTTTTCTTGAACCAACTGGCGATTTCGATAAATATCGGTGTTCCACTCAAATTCGACGTAGATGGCGGAAAGACCGATGCCTGATTGGGAACGAATTCGCTCTACACCTGGAAGTCCGTTTAAGTAAGACTCAATGGGAAATGTAACCCGGGTTTCAACCTCTTCCGGAGCCATCCCGTGAGCCTCAGTCATAATTGTGACCGTGGGTTTATTGATGTCTGGAAAAACATCAATGGGTAAATGGCTTACTGTCACGGCCCCATAAACCACGATAAAAGCCGTGGCCGCTACGACAAGAAGCCGATGGTTCAAGGCGAACCTAATAATAGAATTCAACATGCGACAACCTCAGTTTCGCTAAATAATTATGAAAATATTGAAGGGATTGTTGGCTTAAACTAAGCGCGCGGAGGTTGCCATGGCTTTTCCAGTGGCAAAATCGAATGCAACTGGGACTCTTTAAAAAATCCCAATTTATTAGGCGCAATAAAAGCAGAAACTTTCACCGACAACTCAGTTACTAGGACTGAGCCGTGATGCATGTGACAGTGACCAAAAAGACAAAATCCTAGATCACCACAATGAGATTCCTCGGCCGAAGGATCCGTGTGTTCGTCATGGGCGATACCGGCCGTACTTCCAGCTTCTGTAGTAATTTTATCGGTATGACATTGCGCTAAAGACAGATTTGACATGACGACCTGAAACGAAAAAAGCATCCCTAAAACCAATAACACTGGCTTTACAAGATGCTTTAAAAATGAGCGCAAATACGAAGGCGTCATATCTTTAATCACTCTATGCCTGAGGAAGAGCGCCGTCAAGAATCAAGGCCTTCTTGACGCATAAGTCTCAGTCTGACCCAAAAACATTGAGATCCTTATTCAGTTCTGAAATAACTGCTTTATGAAAGCTCTCTCACTCTTGGTATTTCTGCTACTTTCGGCGTGTTCGCATTCTTCAATGAAGCACACCCACTATGAACAATTCCCGCGCACACCCGCGACGCCATTTCTGGGGGAGGTGCTTGATTTTTATTCGACCAAACAGGCGTACGGAGAATTTTCGAACTTCGCTCTTTTCCCGGTGCGTGTCGACGATCAGTGGTGGCCTACGAGCGAACACTATTATCAAGCTCACAAATATACGGATCCAAAGATGATTGCTTGGGTGCGAAGTGCTCCAACCCCGATGGAAGCCGCCTTGCGCGGACGAGATAAAAATCTTCCCAAACGGGTCGACTGGGAGGCCCGCAAAGACGGTTTTATGGAAAAAGCCGTGCGCGATAAATTCACGCGCTATCCCGAGCTGCAAGAGCTTTTACTTTCAACCGGTGATGCAAGAATTTTTGAACACACTCAAAATGACTGCTATTGGGGAGATTGTGGAGATCGCACAGGAAAAAACAAGCTCGGATTGTTATTAGAAAAAATCAGGAGCGAACTAAAAGCCTCTTCAACTGGTGCGCAAAACTAGCAGCGGACATTTTAAGTGTCCAAGAAGACTGTGAGTCGTTGAGCCCCATAACAACCGGTGCTTGATGTCTCGTACCGGAGAAGTCACTGCCGTAATCCAAATTTTATTTCGCTCAGCGTAGGTTGCTAAGGTGTACGCGACGCTTCGCTGCTCTTTAAGTATCTCCATATTGCATTCCACACCGAAGTTCTGCAATTGCTGAGCGGTCTCTAACAAAACCCTCCGCGCCTTATCGAAATTAGCTACGGGACGAAGACGCTGCCCTAATAATTTTCTTTTTCGGAGAATATGCACCAGCTGAACGCGCGCTTTTAAGGGCTCGATAATTTTGGCGAAGCGACGAAGAGCGCGAAGACTTGGAGGCTCGGAAGCATCTACTGCAAGGAGTACTGCTGGCGCAGAATTAAATTCGTCGTGCACCGGTTCAGCAACATTGATCACTAACAATGGAACGGGAGACAGAAACGAGGCCGTAGAAGGAATTCCGCCTAAAGACCCGTGCGCGAGGTTTTGATGCCCGTGAACACCCAGGATAAGAAAATTCGTTCTCTTTTTAAAAACCCATTCAGAAATAGTGCGCACAACGTCGTCGTCGGTGGAAGTAGGCGCTTCAAGAATTTGAATATCTTGATACTCAAGTCGCTCTTTAAGTCCGGCAGCTAAAGAGTGCTCTATATCTTTGACGATTTCGTCGTGACGTTCCTTGTAAGTTTCAGAAGAAAAAGGAAAGTAACTTTTGTGAACGACAGAGACGACACAGAGTTCGTTGAGAAATCCATCTTTTTGTAAATGGCGCACTTGTTCACAGAGGGTCTCAATTGAGCCACTTTCTCCTGCCATCGGATTTAGCGCCAGCATTCCACGTCTCATTCTTTGAAGCATAACACATTTCCACGGCTTCCATGCTGCGCGTTCTATGTTCATCAACAGTGCTTGCGACACTATGACACGATTGAAAGATGACATTAAAACCAAAGATTAGAGATCATGACCTATGACTTGGTGGATTCTTTCTTTCTTCGTTTATGCGCTTCTGGCTCGCTTCATCATGCGACTTCCCACCGTCGTCTGGAGGGCGCTTTTTGCCGCTCCGTTTGTTATTACTTTTATCGAGGCCATTAGTTCTTTTTTAAATCGCCAATGGCCGGAACACCGAGATGGCCTTTGCGATTTTTTTGCCTGCATCGTCATGGGCATCGGACTGTGTGTCAGCACGTATGCCGGTGCTTACTTTTCAAAAGATGATGCGAAAAGATTCTTCCCGCTGTTTTTCTTTTTCACCGGCTCTATGCTCGGCATACTTTGGGTCGACAATATTTTCGTGTTCTTTACCTTTTGGGAAGCCACGGCCGTTTGTTCCTTTCTTTTAATCGCCTTTCATTATGAGGACAGTGACACTCGCAAAAGTGCTCGTCAGGCTTTGATTGTGAACGCCGCAGGTGGATTGGCTCTGTTAACGGCCTTTCTGATTCTCAATCAAATGACCGGAAGCACGTCTCTTGAAGAAATCATTCGGAGTCAGGATAAAAGGATCGAAAATAGTTCTCTGTTAATTTCTTTGATTGTGTTTGCAGCCATTACGAAATCAGCGCAGTTTCCTTTTCATTTTTGGCTCCCCAATGCGATGAAAGCCCCAACACCGGCCAGCTGTTTTTTGCATTCTGCCACGATGGTGAAATTGGGAGTTTTTCTTTTAGCGCGCTTTTCTCCCCTTTTTCAAGAAACCACCTTATGGATTGTTTTGCTAGTGACCATTGGAGGTATCACTTCACTAGGTGCGCTTTTTATTTCTTTATTAAAAACCGATCTTAAGCAAATGTTTGCCTGGACCACCGTGAGTGCTTTGGGATCTATATTTATTCTTTTAGGGATTCCGCATGAATATTCCTGGAAGTCTTTTGTGTCTTATATTTTCGCGCATAGTTGCTATAAAGCGAGTTTGTTTCTCTGTGTTGGTAATATCGATAAACAGATTGGAACTCGCAGCCTTTATAGCATCAACAATCTGACACAAAGAATGCCGCTCACCTCCATGGCGATGATTTTATCCTTGGGCTCTATGATCGGTCTTCCGTTTACTTTAGGTTTTTTAGGTAAAGAGTATTTACTGACTTCAGCGTTGCAATTGAAAGGTGAAAACACCGTACTCTTAGTCGTCTTGGTGTGCACAGGAGCGCTTTCCATTGTCGTAGCCTACCGACTTTTAAAGTTGATCTTTAAGAAAGATGCCAGACCCAATCGCAGTCTTCGCGAGGCGCGCTTTTCAATGTGGGCTCCGGCACTGGCTTTAGCCATGGCCGGCTGGATATCAAACTTCTTTCTCAGTGATATCAACGAGTATTTTTTAAAGCCTATTGTGTCTTCGATCTTACTAAAAAGAACAGATTTAGAGCTTCAAGCTTGGACCGGCTTTAACATGGGCCTGGTTTTAAGTATCTGTTCGTTCCTTCTGGGGGGCGTGCTATCTCATTTTTTAATTCGAAGGCTCAGTCATATTGAAATCTGGCTGCGATTTGATCAGCAGCGAAAAGAAAAAAATGAAATTTTACCTGTGTTAGCAAGCTGGTTCACGGGTGTCTTTCAAAACGGAAAACTCAGTACTTACATATTCTGGTTGCTTCTTCCTATAGGCATTTGGACATTTTGGATGGCACTG
Protein-coding sequences here:
- the mbhE gene encoding hydrogen gas-evolving membrane-bound hydrogenase subunit E codes for the protein MTWWILSFFVYALLARFIMRLPTVVWRALFAAPFVITFIEAISSFLNRQWPEHRDGLCDFFACIVMGIGLCVSTYAGAYFSKDDAKRFFPLFFFFTGSMLGILWVDNIFVFFTFWEATAVCSFLLIAFHYEDSDTRKSARQALIVNAAGGLALLTAFLILNQMTGSTSLEEIIRSQDKRIENSSLLISLIVFAAITKSAQFPFHFWLPNAMKAPTPASCFLHSATMVKLGVFLLARFSPLFQETTLWIVLLVTIGGITSLGALFISLLKTDLKQMFAWTTVSALGSIFILLGIPHEYSWKSFVSYIFAHSCYKASLFLCVGNIDKQIGTRSLYSINNLTQRMPLTSMAMILSLGSMIGLPFTLGFLGKEYLLTSALQLKGENTVLLVVLVCTGALSIVVAYRLLKLIFKKDARPNRSLREARFSMWAPALALAMAGWISNFFLSDINEYFLKPIVSSILLKRTDLELQAWTGFNMGLVLSICSFLLGGVLSHFLIRRLSHIEIWLRFDQQRKEKNEILPVLASWFTGVFQNGKLSTYIFWLLLPIGIWTFWMALMQESLPVLKAPNISSGPELLAVILLLAGLVPLLKSSQPLLQIMGLGLVGYGVGLLFILADAPDLAMTQMSVETVSLLVLILCLKPLQTKPLRLPEAYQLVRIVFTVLSFFSMLWLIPILENGKVPSLISPYFVENAPTLGKGTNVVNVILVDFRALDTMGEITVLSIVALGTSFLFQRHRKRENPFLPSPIIEVATKFFMLIFSVLSLYLLLRGHNNPGGGFVGGLILAIALIFHALVFGEHSTNRFLRGPSSNWILVGLGLCFFSGLLPVLTNFLPPFTSLWLPGPITLGLPVLFDIGVYCVIVGVMTTVSFAFNGRTLR
- a CDS encoding efflux RND transporter permease subunit, which gives rise to MLNSIIRFALNHRLLVVAATAFIVVYGAVTVSHLPIDVFPDINKPTVTIMTEAHGMAPEEVETRVTFPIESYLNGLPGVERIRSQSGIGLSAIYVEFEWNTDIYRNRQLVQEKLALAKERLPKDISPTMGPISSLMGQIQQIALYSENESVHPLEVRNIAEWVIRPRLMTIPGVAQVISIGGGLKQYQILLSAQKINKFQISLEQIDKELAQISQNTTGGFLEKDQQEFLVRNIGVVETLDDIKNTKIGLHFGRPIFVKDVAEVVEAPKLKRGEGSFMGKPSVVMTIQKQPGADTVQITNGVEKAIQEIKPSLPQGLVINTDVFKQANFIETSIKGIQGKLKWGTVLVFVVLFIFLSNLRMSLITLTAIPVSFLATALVFKWFGLSVNTMTLGGLAIAIGELVDDSIVDVENVFRRLRENAKLSQPRSALKVIFDASSEVRNSIVLATVIIVMVFLPLFNLTGLEGRLFTPLAVAYLTALLSSLVVSLTVTPVLASYFLAKSPLKEHQDTRFVQLLKKWDKKVLEWALPRSNFVLAMTAGLVVVALSLLPFMGKDFLPQFNEGTAMISVSAPPGTSLKQSNEYGNQAEALILKTKEVKSVSRRTGRAEMDEHAMGVNVSEMDVDFKNGGRSKEVVLNEIRENLNQGLPGLAINIGQPIGHLIDHMLSGVNAAIAIKIFGPDLTTLREKAAEVKEALEGTPGLVDLRVESQGLIPQIKIHVLREEAAQYGMSPGEITSLLEGAFNGESVAQVLDGTKVYDVFYRFDDSSKQTLEQMQKTVIKTMPDGRKVLLEQVADIYETSGPNEINRENSQRRIVISANANKRDLAGLVNELQNKVSSTVKLPEGYYVVYGGQFESQQKATRNILLFGLISLAGIILVLYSHFRSKAITAQIMITIPFAFIGGIILLFATDRTITVASLVGFITLCGVASRNGIMMISHYLHLMKFEGETFSKDMIIRGSQERLVPVMMTACVASLALLPLVFAKGEPGSEILHPVAVVIVGGLITATLLDIVLTPTLFYRFGKRSAEKYTQENNKSETL
- a CDS encoding quinone oxidoreductase family protein, producing MNSPHTMHTISINKFGGPEELKLQDLPRPALDAHEVLIRLEYAGVGPWDPAELHGEFEQYKPEKSHFPYILGSEGAGTIEAIGSSVKNFKVGDRVYASSFLNPKGGFYAEYVAADEDLVFHVPKNLSLEQAAVMAGVGITALRGLQDTLQLRPGQSVLIFGASGGIGHLAVQIAKYMKARVIAVASGKDGVDLVSKLGADVTLDGHTENLVEQINQKVPEGLDAILLTAGGKQIKDLFKCLKPQGVAIAPNGVNLPTETIPLVKTYDGDVNHEILERFNKMAESGKFKVHVSQIFPLEKAVEAHQALSEHHLGKLALKVH
- a CDS encoding Hpt domain-containing protein, which produces MLISIGACAIGELYYHRYKNLRCIMLLLVSAVVENLGYRQLNSTWRILAFVDFFKGDIRWGSMERNGFKFLTLFDRRRNKMNKLDFKEVLDRNFLGDWDLFKTVTEAFCDTVADQLDALKTAIASKENKRIKETAHKLKGSIAHFHHVDPVTTVKSIEEQWQNPNYPEIEAAFVRLNGEISTLMVELKVICSQKSFN
- a CDS encoding universal stress protein translates to MLQRMRRGMLALNPMAGESGSIETLCEQVRHLQKDGFLNELCVVSVVHKSYFPFSSETYKERHDEIVKDIEHSLAAGLKERLEYQDIQILEAPTSTDDDVVRTISEWVFKKRTNFLILGVHGHQNLAHGSLGGIPSTASFLSPVPLLVINVAEPVHDEFNSAPAVLLAVDASEPPSLRALRRFAKIIEPLKARVQLVHILRKRKLLGQRLRPVANFDKARRVLLETAQQLQNFGVECNMEILKEQRSVAYTLATYAERNKIWITAVTSPVRDIKHRLLWGSTTHSLLGHLKCPLLVLRTS
- a CDS encoding NADAR family protein, which encodes MKALSLLVFLLLSACSHSSMKHTHYEQFPRTPATPFLGEVLDFYSTKQAYGEFSNFALFPVRVDDQWWPTSEHYYQAHKYTDPKMIAWVRSAPTPMEAALRGRDKNLPKRVDWEARKDGFMEKAVRDKFTRYPELQELLLSTGDARIFEHTQNDCYWGDCGDRTGKNKLGLLLEKIRSELKASSTGAQN
- a CDS encoding FKBP-type peptidyl-prolyl cis-trans isomerase, which encodes MDTSELKITDTVVGTGKEAVKGALLICHYEGFLEDGTKFDSSYDHGRPFQFVIGSKRVIKGWDMGLMGMREGGKRTLFVPAHLGYGERSIGKIPPHSNLIFYVELLEARPRE
- a CDS encoding TolC family protein, translating into MKLQKYFLILILGGIWSTAQGAETISFEKIEELIKAKNPVVEAMQQKAEAKKAREGSLARSFLPDVSAEISQENFKLGSEVQDTQSSWRVEASVNLYRGGSDLKEEQVRELETKSAISDERRVFQDELQRAYEVYWLLVFKMEVKNSLETHLALSQKNLNEANRRINSGVATSTDRLEFQMKMSLIRQEISMVEKDIRSLSKRLGIALGKNEAVLPQGPFQHVHDWEINIQPLKIADMAHVRKARTEVEISEARKSQLKAGYLPELDLYAGFSEPNQRDERDIPSASERRESYVGVKASWSLGKAIDSRIERGSLQKETAAKAKELDFLIKQSEIDQESVLDGLKTLHSFVHDAEENIKASQSYLNATLKEYGRGVKNSPDVMEATEKYIEAKKRYAEINRDFNTLYSSQLALHSQK